The following nucleotide sequence is from Bacteroidales bacterium.
CAATATTTAACAGATGAAAATACCTATACCGACGCTATTTTAAAGCATACAGAAGAATTTCAAACTAAGTTATACAATGAAATATTAGGTCGTATAAAACAAGATGATAATTCTGTTCCTTATTTTAAAAACGAATATTGGTATTATACTCGCTATGAAGAAGGAAAAGAATACCCAATTTATTGTCGGAAGTTTAAAAGCCTTGATGCAGATGAACAAATTATGCTTAATGTAAATAAGCTGGCAGAAGGTTATGCATATTATGCTGCTTCCGGCTTAAGTGTTAGCGACGATAATAAAATCCTTTCTTTTGGAGAAGATACTGTTAGTCGTAGAAAATATACCATTCGATTTTTAAATTTAGAAACCGGTGAGTTTTTAGCCGATAAAATTGGAAATACTACCGGCCGCGCTGTTTGGGCTGCCGATAATAAAACAGTTTTTTTCTCAACCAAAGACGAATCTTTACGTTCTGCTAAGATTATTAAATATCGCTTAGGCGATAATAATAAAACCAGTGAGGTTTTCGTAGAAGAAGACCCCACTTTTAACACTTTTATTTATCGTACAAAAACAAATAAATTCTTGATTATAGGATCGAGCTCTACTGTTTCTACCGAATACCGTATTTTGGAAGCCAATAATCCTAATGGCGACTTCCGTATTTTTCAAGAGCGCGAAAGGGATTTAGAATATAGCATTACTCATTTTAAAAACAAGTTTTATATAGTAACCAATTTGGAAGCAAAAAACTTCCGTTTGATGGAAACATCAGAAAAGAAAACTGGAAAAGAAAACTGGAAAGAAGTAATTGCTCATCGCGATGATGTTATGCTTTTAGGAATAGAAGTTTTTAATAATTTTATGGCTGTTGAAGAAAAAGAAAACGGCTTAACAAATATCAGAATCATTAATAATAAAACAAAAGAAGAGCATTATATCGACTTTGGCGAAGAAACTTATACCGCCGGCATAAGTTACAATCCCGATTTTGCCACTGACAAGCTGCGTTATAGCTACTCATCACTTACTACACCGTCTTCTACCATTGATTATAATATGAAGACTCAAGTAAAAGAAATTAAAAAACAGCAAGAAGTTTTAGGCGATTTCTCCCCTGAAAATTACGAAGCTAAACGTGTTTGGGCAACAGCTAAAGATGGTACTAAAGTACCTATTTCATTGGTATACAGAAAAGACATTAATCCAAAAGACGACAATCCTTTATTAATATATGGATATGGATCTTACGGATATTCTATGGACGATTATTTCAGTTCAGCACGTTTAAGTCTGCTCGATCGCGGATTTATTTATGCCATTGCTCATATTCGTGGAGGACAAGAAATGGGACGCTATTGGTATGAAGAAGGTAAAATGTTTAATAAGATGAATACGTTTACCGATTTTAATGCTTGCGCCGAATATTTAATTTCTGAGAATTACACTTCTCCAAAACATTTGTTTGCAATGGGTGGAAGTGCCGGAGGACTCTTAATGGGAGCTATTATCAATCTTCAACCAGAACTTTATAAAGGTGTGATTGCAGCTGTTCCATTTGTAGATGTTGTTACCACTATGCTCGACGAAAGTATTCCGCTAACAACCGGAGAATTTGACGAATGGGGAAACCCAAAAAACAAAGATTCTTACGAATATATGTTAAGCTATTCTCCTTACGATCAGGTAGAAGCAAAAGATTATCCCAACTTACTTGT
It contains:
- a CDS encoding S9 family peptidase, whose amino-acid sequence is MTNIFKTKPLIIALIAISSAFTACNNSKNMNIIPPVAKIIPHEMTIHNDTRVDNYYWLNQRENPEVVQYLTDENTYTDAILKHTEEFQTKLYNEILGRIKQDDNSVPYFKNEYWYYTRYEEGKEYPIYCRKFKSLDADEQIMLNVNKLAEGYAYYAASGLSVSDDNKILSFGEDTVSRRKYTIRFLNLETGEFLADKIGNTTGRAVWAADNKTVFFSTKDESLRSAKIIKYRLGDNNKTSEVFVEEDPTFNTFIYRTKTNKFLIIGSSSTVSTEYRILEANNPNGDFRIFQERERDLEYSITHFKNKFYIVTNLEAKNFRLMETSEKKTGKENWKEVIAHRDDVMLLGIEVFNNFMAVEEKENGLTNIRIINNKTKEEHYIDFGEETYTAGISYNPDFATDKLRYSYSSLTTPSSTIDYNMKTQVKEIKKQQEVLGDFSPENYEAKRVWATAKDGTKVPISLVYRKDINPKDDNPLLIYGYGSYGYSMDDYFSSARLSLLDRGFIYAIAHIRGGQEMGRYWYEEGKMFNKMNTFTDFNACAEYLISENYTSPKHLFAMGGSAGGLLMGAIINLQPELYKGVIAAVPFVDVVTTMLDESIPLTTGEFDEWGNPKNKDSYEYMLSYSPYDQVEAKDYPNLLVTTGLHDSQVQYWEPAKWVAKLRAMKTDDNILLLKTNMDFGHGGASGRFERLKEVALEYAFIFDLIGIT